A section of the Diabrotica virgifera virgifera chromosome 8, PGI_DIABVI_V3a genome encodes:
- the LOC126890464 gene encoding adult-specific cuticular protein ACP-20-like: MYKVGTFVFILTVAHGSFGLSLLGSGLGLGLGEVGLKGVGISKEVIDLYSPPKYEFQYGVKDLKTGDNKEQKEERLGDVVKGQYSLAEPDGTIRVVKYTADKVNGFNAVVERIGKAVHPQVVIQKPLLVPVVQKSVALPVISKVGLSQGLVLGDSLGLRRGLGIGDGLGLSRGLGIGESLGLGKGLGLGESGIY; encoded by the exons atgtataAG GTAGGAACATTCGTTTTCATATTGACTGTGGCACATGGAAGTTTTGGTTTATCGCTTCTCGGAAGTGGATTAGGCTTAGGACTTGGTGAAGTTGGTCTAAAAGGAGTTGGAATTTCAAAAGAAGTTATAGACTTATAC TCTCCTCCAAAATACGAGTTTCAATATGGCGTCAAGGATCTCAAAACCGGagacaacaaagaacaaaaagaagaacGTCTAGGAGATGTGGTCAAGGGTCAATACTCCCTGGCAGAACCTGATGGTACCATTCGTGTTGTCAAATACACTGCAGACAAAGTTAATGGATTCAACGCTGTGGTCGAACGAATTGGAAAAGCGGTTCACCCCCAAGTGGTTATCCAAAAACCTCTATTAGTACCAGTAGTACAGAAATCTGTTGCTTTACCAGTAATATCAAAAGTTGGATTATCACAAGGGCTTGTACTTGGTGATAGTTTAGGACTGCGTAGAGGACTTGGAATTGGTGATGGTTTAGGATTGAGTAGAGGACTTGGAATTGGTGAAAGTTTAGGACTTGGTAAAGGACTTGGACTTGGTGAATCCGGAATTTACTAG